A window from Calliopsis andreniformis isolate RMS-2024a chromosome 7, iyCalAndr_principal, whole genome shotgun sequence encodes these proteins:
- the LOC143181345 gene encoding galectin-8 isoform X3, with product MNNVAKPFPLRPLKPTSAIVLTGYISPDAVRFSINLLCKSPGNIALHFNARLDRGYVVRNTKYKGSWEEEETCSPSGQTAFRRNSYVHILIFCTTNEFQVAVNGEHFCGFAYRMSLDDITSLEINGSLEDTRFRQLELFVYPDPKLCRPNTALSLKIDRPLVDFLTVPITVDIETEFKPGTRLFIAGRLKLLPHSFYVNLQKGKAIYPHSVIALHLNPRFSYGSTAPYVVMNCWVNGSWGHEERHEGHLSWMPGRDFLLTIRCENEAYTIWLGDRMISEFKYRLQPSIIDTLKITGDIVLHELAITRAA from the exons CTGTGAg GTTCTCAATAAATTTATTATGCAAGTCGCCAGGAAACATCGCGTTGCATTTCAATGCGCGATTGGATAGAGGATATGTGGTGCGAAATACGAAGTATAAAGGAAGCTGGGAGGAGGAAGAGACATGCTCTCCTTCTGGGCAGACCGCCTTCAGGCGCAATTCTTATGTTCACATTCTGATTTTCTGCACTACCAATGAATTCCAG GTTGCTGTAAACGGGGAGCATTTCTGCGGATTTGCGTACAGAATGTCCCTCGACGACATAACTAGCCTCGAGATCAATGGATCACTTGAGGACACTAGATTCCGACAGCTCGAGCTGTTCGTCTATCCTGATCCAAAACTGTGCAGGCCGAACACAGCTCTGAGCTTGAAAATCGATCGACCACTCGTCGATTTCCTT ACTGTTCCAATCACTGTGGACATTGAAACTGAATTCAAACCAGGAACTAGGCTTTTCATTGCTGGGAGACTGAAGCTTCTACCTCACTC GTTTTACGTGAACCTACAGAAGGGGAAAGCGATATATCCCCATTCTGTAATCGCTCTGCATTTAAATCCCCGCTTTTCCTATGGTAGCACAGCACCTTACGTCGTAATGAACTGCTGGGTAAATGGATCATGGGGTCACGAGGAAAGACACGAAGGTCACTTGTCTTGGATGCCTGGCCGCGATTTTTTATTGAC AATTCGATGCGAGAACGAAGCATACACAATATGGTTGGGTGACAGAATGATCAGCGAGTTTAAGTACAGACTGCAACCGTCTATTATCGACACGCTTAAAATTACTGGAGACATTGTACTTCACGAATTAGCCATAACTCGGGCAGCTTAA